From the genome of Triticum aestivum cultivar Chinese Spring chromosome 1A, IWGSC CS RefSeq v2.1, whole genome shotgun sequence:
GCGGCGGAAGGGGCGCCTCACGGCCATGAATGTTCTCGATGAGATTGTCATAGTCGTCATCAAGGCCGTTGAGCACGTGGGTGCTGAAATCCTCATCTCCAAGCGGCTGTCCAATCGAGCCCAAGGTGTCGGCGAGGCCAGACATCTTGGTGAAGTACTCAGTGATGGTGAGGCCGCCGAGCTTAGTCTTCCCCAACTCGGTGCGGATAGCATGAGCACGCGCCTGAGATTGGGAGGCGAAACTGCTGTGAAGAGCCGACCAAGCATCTCGCGACGTCGCAGCGAAGATGACCAGCGACTACACGCTCGGAGAAAGCGACGACTGAATAGCGGAGAGGATCGCCTGGTCCTGGGCCACCCACACGTGATGCGTTGGATGGTACGGCGGCGGACACGGGATGGAGCCATCGACGTAACCCTCCAGGTAACGGCTGCGAAGGAGAGGCAACACCTGAGCCCACCATGACAAATAATTATCCGGCGTAAGCTTCACCGGAAGAAGGTGCGAGAAGTAGAACGGTGTCGGCGCCACCGCATGGTCCATATGAGTCGGCGCCGGTGGTGCATAGCAACCCAACAGAGGATCCGTGTCGTGATGAGGGGCGATCGCCAGTGACGCGCCCGCGTACGGCGACGAAGGATAGGCGCCAGGGGCCGGGTAGGCGCCAGGAGCCACAGAGCCATCACTCGGGCCAGTCGAGGCTCCAGAAGGCACAGGAGGTGCAGCCCCATAGGGCAGCGAGGACGGCGGCGGCACCATGTAGGGCTGGGGGTGCGACTGCCCAGCATACGGCGGCACCGGCGGCGCGCCGTAGGGCGCCGGCCAGGCCGACGAGGACGGCAGCATGGCGCCATACCAGGGCGGGCCGTAGAACGACGGAGGGGCCGCGACAGGCGCGGGTGCAGGGTCGCGAGGACCCGGCAGCACAGGGGCGATGGTCGAGGACGGAGCGCCGGAAGAAGCCGGCGGGGGCAGGCCGCCTGACCCGCTCGATCCGATTTGACCCGCGGGAGTCCCGCCGGGCGGCTGAGCCTGCCACCAGGCCGTGGCCAGCGGGCGGGACACCATGAAGGGCGATGAGGGAGCGGCTGTGGAGGCCGGTGCTTGGGCCGAGGCAGGGACGGCGATGTTGGAagaagccgaggcggcggcggcggcggcgacaagggCAGTGGAAGACATCGAAACcctaaactgataccatgtaaaacataTAGTTTAGAAAACTGCTCAGACACCCTAaacggggtgtggctatctcattatataggaGTACCAAAGGGTACAATACAATTACAGGTGTATACAAGAATCCTCgtatatatacagtctaacacgGTGGTACCGGCAAAAAcaacaaaatcgatgctccaaacAGTGTGTTTTTGGAAGCATTTCAAAGCATTGACCTTTTCTTTTGCTGACACATCTGCAAATGTGATTCCATTGCAAAAATTTGCACGCGTGTAGAAAAATCTTTAATGTTTCttgacaaaaaaaattcagaattttttaatatttttttagattttactgttcatctgaGAGCAcgtgagctcgagctcacaataGCATTTTTTTTTTGCCAAATACACAATAGCATTTTCGGGCCTTTTTTTGTCTTGCAATGGTTTCCCAGCGAACAAAAACACTCCCTGTCCAAGAGAAACAATCCCGGACTTGTCGCACCAACTCGGTATCTGAAGGGGCACGACGTTGATACCCGGTGTTGCGAATCCTGAGAGTTCGATATAATCCAACTCAAACAAGCAACAGTCCAATAGAATCAAAAGCAGCAACATTTTAGATGTCTTTTAATGTTTTTTTTACCCTTACTATAGATATCGATCAGTTCATTTTGCACAAGCTTCACAGGTCGATATTATTATAGAAGTAGAAATAGCAAACAGTTCAGGGGATCCGGCGCCACAGAGGGGCGCGGCTACAAGGAGAACAAACCATGATCACCGCTAATTTACAACGACAATGCCCGGAAACGAAGAAACAATAGGGACATGAGAGACAGCAACTTCGTAATTTCTATATATACAGCCAGGCCAAGAAACAATTGGTGTGCTGGGCATTTCAACTTGAGTTGAGTCGTCAGAGGTTCTCTGCAGGTTTGTCATCGTCGCAGCCGCTAATTTAGCTTTGCAAGAGATTACAGATTCGTCTAAATATAGAGAATAATAGAAACGGTCGACTACTGCTTGGGCACTTGATGCATCTGTAGAGAGTTTATTCGCGTGGGCTCATCCTTCCGGCGGGTTAGCTATTTGGCTTGACCTGACCGCTGGCTGGAGCAGCGAACCCCGGGTAACCCAATGTAGAGCTCCGTCTCCACGTCATCGTCTCTCGGTACCGGCTGATGCTCTGGCGCCGGCTCGCCACGTGGCTGCAGGGGTGCAACGCAGTTCGGGGCAGGAAGAAACAGCGGCGCCTCAAGGTTGCGCTGCTGCAGCGACAAGATCGACGTCAGTGGCTGATTGGAATTCCATACATATTACATGATGGGTGGGAGATTAATTGGCTATGCTCTCTCTGTCTCTTGCATATAAGATAGTATCAGGTGCTCTGCAGTTCTACTTGCACAAAGTTTCTTTGTAGCTCAGGCTACATGGAACCTCTTATTCTCGACCCTCCAGCCTTGCTTTGAGATCCGTACTCTCAAAGCAAGGCTGGAGGGTCGAGGATAAGAGGCGAGAAGTTTGAAGTTTGCACTGCGAGACTGAATGATatgttccataatataagagtgtttttgacactacgTTAATGTCAAAAAGGCTTTTATatgatgggacggagggagtagtagtttgtTCAAAGTCATCACCTTTCCACGCAAGTCTTCGTTGTCTTTGAGAAGCGTCCTCTCCTGAACATAGAGATACAAGAAGCATGAAGAATTAGCTGGCTTGTGTACTGTGAGTTATGTATATAGGCTGCTGTAagatttttattaaaaaaaaacaCGCCAGACGTTACTCTGGCCTTCGGGGTTATGCATCAGTTGGGGATATACCTTCTCTTTCAGGTTAGCTATCTGCTGTTCGAGCAGCTGGGTCTGACGGCAGTGCAGTGAACACATACACAGATTCATGTTAGTTCGTGTCAAATTGAGCAGCTCAGCTGTTTTGTGGAATTCAAGAGTTTTGAACTAGCCAACCTTCTTTCCTCTGATGACGCGGAGACTCTTCTCAATTTTTCCTTCCAGAAAATGCAGTTCTTCAGTAGAGCATCCTCCTAAATTTTCGCCCAAGATCTTTCTGCACCTCATATAACACAGCATTATTTTCGGCTGTCTAAGTATAATTAGGCTTCAGAAGTGACAAGATTGCTTACCGCTTCGTATCTTCAAGAGCTTCAAGTTTCTTTGCCAAGCTTAGAGCATCAGCTTTGACTTGCTGCAGTTCAGAATCCAGATGATTCAGCGTAAGAATGTGTGTCGTCACGTCACATTCCATACTATAATGCCCAGAGCAAAAATTTAAGTCCTTATTATACATACAAAATACTAAAGGGCAGTATATATCATGTTTTTGCTCGTAACATGCGTCCATGTGACATTGCAATAGTGAGCTGGCATAAATTAGTTGCAACAACATTGATGGCTCCTGATTTTTAATTGGTTAAATGAAGAATGGCATAATCCTTGACGGTTTTGAACTTTAGATGCACGACCATGTCAATATTAACATTTGTTTTGCTGTATTCATTGAAGGTGTAGAAGTGCATCTAGTCATTAGTCAACATGGTAAATACAGTACTAAAGAGAGCATATTGTGATCATATTCCTACATTAAGTACTACATTATAAGGGTTGTGCAGGTGAAAGTTTCCCTTTTAGCTATTATATATCAATTGAATTTACAGTGGCGTGGATCAATATGTATAGTTGTCATGCCGGTCACTGACAAATTAATATACTGCTGTAAGAGACAGCAAATTGCGTCACTGCTATACTGTGTTATGGCTATATTCTGAACAACAAGGCCGCCTCAATATATACAAAATGGAGGTGTACTATAACTTTGATATCACTTGTCAGATATTATTCACATAATTGTAAAGGATGATTCAAGTCTTAACCAACCAGGAAGTTCATATATTAGATCTTCACCTGTATATCTGGCTGTACTATCTTGTTATTAACAGTATCCTTTGTATAAGCCTTATAGCGGTCAATCGATTTCTGCAAGCTGAATCGCACATACAATAAAAAAAACTAAAGTTAGAAATTAATAATTACTTTCTGTCAAAAGAAATAAAGATTTTAAGCATATTATGATTGAGCACCAAGAATGCATATTTTGCCACAGAGATTATGGAGATCAAGATAAAGAAACAATGTCAGAAATGGTAAATATTTTTAAGGACAAATAAAATCAATAATGAGATATTGAATATAAAGTGCCAATAATGCAACATCAAAATATACAAATATTATTGGAAATGATATTTAGTTTTCAAGAAAAAAATAAGGTCAGAAATGAGATTCTAAAGAATGTAACATCTGGCTTAAACTATCCTTCTTTAACTTTGCTAAGGTACATCCCCCTAGAAAAGTTTACAGATTTTGATGCAGATTAAGGGTTTGTTTGTAtaggtagtatatatatatatatatatgcaaaacgCAATTCCTATAAACTAGAAAAACTGTCTAACCGAATAAAATTTGTCTAGCTATTCTAACTAATCTGTTTATACGAAGAACTTGTTTCTAGGAAACTCAGAATTTCATGATTGTAGAAAAACGACTATTTGTTGTTTTTCCAAAAACGTGATTTAGCAATACTGGATCCTAACTAACTTCCTCACGCCCCACACTTTTTTCATGCGATCCTACTTCCACAACTCACGGAGAGGGGAATATGGATTGTTATCCAAACATGTAAATCAGGAGTCCAGCCTACACTTTCCTAATCCAAACACTAATTTTCCTACACTGATTGTTCACAAAGCTACTAGTAAAACTCATTTGACTAAAAGCCAGCTAAAAACTAGTTTTCTATAAACTCATGGTTTATTATGTATATCCAAACAGCCACTAAAGGTGGCGATTAGAAGATACTCCTTCAATCAAAAAGAGTATATAGTCTTTTGTATCCAAATCAATCTATTCAATACGTCTTTTGTATCTTCGGTAAACCACCCTTGCATCCTCTATCATGGCCCCCATCACTTGTTAGATTTAGAAAGTGCCCGCACTGGGGCGTTGCTGCCAAGACCTACACACGCCAACCATGGTGCCAACCACTGCCCACGACTACATGNNNNNNNNNNNNNNNNNNNNNNNNNNNNNNNNNNNNNNNNNNNNNNNNNNNNNNNNNNNNNNNNNNNNNNNNNNNNNNNNNNNNNNNNNNNNNNNNNNNNNNNNNNNNNNNNNNNNNNNNNNNNNNNNNNNNNNNNNNNNNNNNNNNNNNNNNNNNNNNNNNNNNNNNNNNNNNNNNNNNNNNNNNNNNNNNNNNNNNNNNNNNNNNNNNNNNNNNNNNNNNNNNNNNNNNNNNNNNNNNNNNNNNNNNNNNNNNNNNNAACTACAAGGCATTGCTCCGGATTGGAGTCAGATCTGCACCTCTGCACGCACAATATGGCGGTACTTTACAACCAGAAGCGCAATTTGTTATAGAACATCTGGGTTAATATGATTGATAGACTACTCACATCAACAAGGTGCACCTTCTTGTCTGGAAGCTCTTCTTCAAATAACATACAAGTTAAGAATGTTTGGCCTTAGGTAATTTGAGGATGGATGACCGACTGAGAAGTTGATCCTGAGTGCGCACGAGTGAAGACAAAGTGCATAGGAAAGGCTAGTGTTGATCTGtcgggccagtctagatcccaggTGATAGCCAGGTGTAGCGGTCTTATACCCGATAGCCAGTCTGGGGGCGTTACAGATGTCAACACCAGCGACCTCACATGCCTGGAAGCGGCGACATCTTGGTATTGGCGGGTGCCATGGTTGTGCCAACCTCTGTCTTTGGCGAGCACAACATTGAGCCGTCTGCGACAATATGGGAGATGGAGGCGCGAGTTTGGCAATGAAAGGGATTGTGATGTTGTAGGTGGTGCTCATGTACAACGAATGGAGCATGGACTTGGGCACTTTTGTCGTGTAACCCTCACCGGGGTACGCAAGCTACATGTCCTGGTGACCTACCGCGTGGACGTGGCACAAACTTTCCATGATTTATCAAAGAAGCCATTGAATGGTGTGTAGGCCGAGTTAACCCGTTGATCAGTATTCAAGGAGAGTTCACAATGCTTGGCATCATAATATTACTTATCACGGCATTGGGCCTGAAGAAGATCTTGAGCATCAGTAATGAACTCATCTAGGTCTTAAAGTAAGGGATCAACTATCACACCAGTATCATAGAACCATAGAGCCAGGGGCATGCCCAAAACAACATTGAATGGAGTACGCCTTATTGCAGTATGAAAGGGTGTATTATAGCATAATTCTACCCTAGGAAACCATCGGAGCCAAGTGCGGCGATGACCGCTTATTATATACATCATAGATACATTGCAATTACATGATTGCCAAACTTTGTTTGGTCTTCAGACCGAGGATGGAAAGCAGAGTTCATGTGCCTAGCTAGAGAGGCTGAAGAGTTCTAGCTTACTTGTAAAGACAGGATCTAAATCATACACTATCGTCTCTAGTAGACCATGAAGCCATACAATGTAGGTGAAGAAAGCATGGGTGACTATTACTATTAGGAAGGGGATGAACAAGCAAAATGAAGTGTGCCATCAATGAGAAAAGACCCATCAATAAAAGAACGACTGGTTTTCCACGCACTCATGAAAGGCGCCAATATCTACCCAAATATGGGATGGGAGTGCCATGGATTGCAAGAGGCTTCTTGGGTGCATATACTGAAACTTAATCTGTTGGGAAATGGGCAAATACCCACAAAGTCATTCACAACACATATTGAGCACTTGGCACATGGAAGTCAATACATAGACAGTGCAATGTCCTTTGAATCCCCTCATGGCCGTGTCATGAGCCAAGGAATGTATGGTGGGAATGGCGGAGAAGATGGCAAGATGTAGATGCGTCCACCAAATCTTGGAAGGCCGTCCGTGCAACCCTAAACTGCCCCGAGGTTACCTGACTTTTGCTGTTGTTGCAAATCCACGTGTCGGCTATGTGCCCATAGATGTGCGCAAGGTGATAAGAGCATGAAGGATGGGTTACACAGTGTTGTCAACAATCCTTGGTGCTCCTTCCAAGAGTGTAAGGCATCAACCACAATGTTTAGCTTGCCCATGCGAAATTCAATGAAGAAATAATAGCCGAGGAGCTTGCTAACCTGGTGGTGTTGAGGGATGGTGGATAAGCATTGATCGAGGAGGTACTTCAAGTAGTCACGACCTAGATTATGGAGGGATAATCGTGGGATGTTGGAGGTATGAGGCCGTTTGGGCTTAGGCGTCGTGGCAGCTAGAGaggtggggggagggggggaggtagATTGATCTTGAGGTAAACCCTCCACTTTTCAATTTATTTCTTTGATGCCAGAATTACACGAGCATTGTGTTGCGTACAAGAGATGGTTCAGCTGAGCCCAAGATTTTGTGCTGGTGGCGGTAATGCTTGCCCCACATAACTGGTAGTGCGAGGCAGGGTGGTAATTTTGATTACCGCCAATTGCATTTCCAACCCCTCGTTAAGTGAGCTTACGGGTACAAAAATGAACTACCTTTAGTTCCGATTGGCCCAGTTAATTAGTAAGGATTTTCTCATAATTGAGTGGTTACCGTGCAGTTACCAGAGTTTTAATTATTTAGAGAACTGATGTAACTTTCAGCATAttcattttttttttgcaaaaaggaAGCATATTGATAATGTGTAACCATGGTAACCGCAAACTCTGGCCCctttaaggccttgtacaatgctagatgcttagggaggtgcttagaaaaGTAAACCGGATTTTTCTAAAGCACCGTGCCAATTTTTACAGGAGAGACGCCTAATTAAGCATCTGCCTTGTATAAATAAGCACGGGTGTTTAaggaaagcctggtttatttcttcAAGCACCTCTCCTTAataccttgcattgtacaaggcctaagtaaGAAAAAGATCACTGGGTAGCCAAAACATTGCTACTAGCATGCCCCCTCTTTAAATTACAATGGATGAAACTCTAATGGCGATTTATCAATTGTAAATCCATATTTGGATGCTATTTTGCTAACTCGGTTCAGCCATTTGATGAACCAGATTCAAAAGATATGTGACCATGTGAGGATTGCATGGCCGAAGTAATAGCATATACAACCGCAATTGCATAAATCCGGCCTCCAAATGCTCGTGGACACGCCCGGCCGCGAACCGGACAATGACCGGACAACACATAAAAAGTTGATCCCACAACTACAAACACCATTTTCAAATCaccaaatccatattattacatgcaacgtaaAACCTAATCTGAGCGGACCTCGGCCAGCTCCTCCGTGCCCATGTCCAGCAGCCGGTTGCACCCCTCGAAGTGTTGGTCTGGTCGTCGGCAaggtagagtaggacatgggacactGACCGGCTTAGGGGACTCAAGGCGCCACCATCTCCCATACcgtactcttcctcgtcggagtccGGAACCTTCACTATGCCGGTGGATGTGAGACGATGATGGATTTGCTTGGGAGGAGCCGGCGATGTCAACCACAACGCGGTTGCGGCGCCCGGACTGGTGCACGACACGGGGCGCCGGAGAATGCTActccacctcgccaacgtccaccgCCGTGAGGGCTTCCGCCGTCTCCCACGCCGCTGCCTTGCACGGCGGGCACGCCACGCCATACTGACGTCAGCGGACTCCCATGCGTTCACCTCCGCTTCGGCGCGCCAACGAAGAGGTTGCACATCCACCGGCGTGTTCGGGCGTCAGACAAACCTACCGCCTCCAGTGACGCAGCCGCAACACATCTCATGCCGGATCCATGCATAATTTGGGCAAACACAATGAATTCCCGGCGGAAGGAGTTCGAGCATTGCCGTATGACTGCctcctcccgggagcggcggagCGCAAGGCGGACGGTCATCTTCTTGGGGCCGTGTGGGATGAGCTCGGGGTCAACGCATCTGAAGGTGTAGTACTCGAATCCGCTGGCCGCCATGTCGGAGAAGGTAAGGAGAACACCGGGCGAAAGTTTGTGGGTAGAGGGAGTAGATTGGAGTCGAGGGGAATGGAGTGAAATGCGGCTAGAGTTTCGGCCGGACGTACAGGTCCAATTAGTATGGAATGGAGTGAAATGTTTTTAGGCATTGATTGGCACTTATTAAATGGATAACTTGTGCCTGTTGAGCTAGCTCTGTGCAAAGCCAAAGAGTACATATATACATGTGGACGTACAGGTGCGCATAAATCCAGATTAATACATTCATTAGCCAAATCAGTTTCAGGAATGAATGCCATAGCTAGCTTTGATTGGTTAAACTATGAACAACAATGAATATTAAATTGCATGTTCAGGTTACATAAAAATTACAGTTTTAGACTGTGAAAGGTAATTTGATAATGCTAAAGGGGTATTCGTATTCACACTGTAGTCGGCAATGATTATCTTTCATGATACAAAGGGGCAGTGTGTCAATTAAGGCAAGCAATCTGGCAACAGTGTCTTAGAATTGGTTAAGGTGTCTCCGAACCAAGTAGACATTACACATCTTTAGAATTAGTTGCGCCACAAGTGCAGGAAAATCAGAAAGGCTGGATAAAATTTATTGATTAACGCCCACTATTGCCACGCAATAAACCTGATTACATATAAATATTTTCTAACATGCGCGGATAAGAACAAACTAAATATTAGCCTACCAAGCTAATAGAGTAGCAGATAAGACGGGGAACAAATGATTATTATCTAAGGAAACAAATTTGTCATACTCAACGGGAAAAATACTTGTTTGGGAAAAATAATCATCATAATTAATGCTCAATGTTTAGTCCAAATACTACAGTACAATCGGCAAAATATAATTCCATTAAAAGTGGACATGGACAATAAATATTGCATGTGATATTTACTATAATAGAAAAAATGCTATACTAAATAATAACATTTACTATTTCTTATAAATACTTTTATTAATAATTTTCTATACTAATAAAAATTTAGTATAGTAAAGTAAGTTCCTTCAGTGTGTAATTGTTCAAGACCTATCATTAACTTGTTGCTAAGCATACAATATAGAAATCAATACTTATCTCACCAAATGTAGTCTAATTATTCCATAGACTACTGTGAGTACCACCTAAACATATTTTTATGAGTTAAAAGATTAGTCTAATAATATAACTGGATTCATTCATCAATAGAGTTACTACATAACAGATAACATGCATGTTTGTTTCGAATTTGAAGTGTGTGAAACCTATGTGTGACCGTACTATTTCGTTGGTCAGGCTGTAGAAAATATTCTTATCTCATCCTAGTAAAATTACAGGTTGCTTGTTAGTTTTAAGTAGACAgatgaatgcatataaaacatggCAAAATTAATACTAACAAAAGGATGTACTATCATTATCGCATTTACCAATTGGCTATGCACGAACCTATCTGAAGGCCTGCCTGGTACGTTTGAACGTGGTTTGGTTCAGTCACACAATATATAGCCAAATTTTAAGACATGACTACATTCTTGGTCGGGAGAAGTGATGTGTTTAACAGTGTTGGCGGGAAAAATTCTACCGACATGGAGATAGAAAAATGACCAAATATGGCTAGGTCATATGTAATACTGAAAGTTTAGGCCAAAACATGGAAAAACGACCTGTCATAATACTACTACTATGATTTCATACAGAAGTTTAAGGTTTGATTAGCCCGCGGTCTACCAACCAAAGTAAGCACTCTTTCGTACACTTATTAAATTAAGACGAATCAGCTGATGAGGATCAACGCATGAAACCCTACAGGCCGAGGCGAAACATGCAGTTTTCCTGCTCAGGACTAAACTAAAACTCGTCAAATGCGAAGGACACCCGGATCAGAAAGCTCCCCGAAACTACAGTATCGCATGTACCACACAAACTGGCAAGGAGCGCGGACCCCAACCAATCAAGCAAGAAATCAGCGTACGGTGCCACTGTGACCAAGCCAAGGTCACACATCCGAATCACAGGTCATACCTCGAACGGAACTGACGCGACTGGAGAGCGGAAGAGAAATCAGGTCAAATCAGCGGTGGTGCTGCGAAGTGCCAACACAGGAGAAATTATTACTTTGCTTCTATAGGTGAAGCTCGCGGTCCGGAGTCCGGACGTCACATGAGCACGTTTCTCCATCT
Proteins encoded in this window:
- the LOC123051047 gene encoding MADS-box transcription factor 56 isoform X1; amino-acid sequence: MVRGKTQMKRIENATSRQVTFSKRRNGLLKKAFELSVLCDAEVALVVFSPRGRLYEFASATSLQKSIDRYKAYTKDTVNNKIVQPDIQQVKADALSLAKKLEALEDTKRKILGENLGGCSTEELHFLEGKIEKSLRVIRGKKTQLLEQQIANLKEKERTLLKDNEDLRGKQRNLEAPLFLPAPNCVAPLQPRGEPAPEHQPVPRDDDVETELYIGLPGVRCSSQRSGQAK
- the LOC123051047 gene encoding MADS-box transcription factor 56 isoform X2, whose amino-acid sequence is MVRGKTQMKRIENATSRQVTFSKRRNGLLKKAFELSVLCDAEVALVVFSPRGRLYEFASATSLQKSIDRYKAYTKDTVNNKIVQPDIQQVKADALSLAKKLEALEDTKRKILGENLGGCSTEELHFLEGKIEKSLRVIRGKKTQLLEQQIANLKEKERTLLKDNEDLRGKRNLEAPLFLPAPNCVAPLQPRGEPAPEHQPVPRDDDVETELYIGLPGVRCSSQRSGQAK